Part of the Listeria innocua genome is shown below.
CTAAAAAACTCCATTAAAAATTCTATTTAAGGGTCTTTTACTAATATAACATCCAATAAGATAGCTGACAAAGGAAACACTTCAACAAAAAAAGCCCTAAATAATTAGGACTTTTAATATTGCCCGGCAGCGACCTACTCTCGCAGGGGGAAGCCCCCAACTACCATTGGCGCAGAGAAGCTTAACTACCGTGTTCGGGATGGGAACGGGTGTGACCTTCTCGCCATAACTACCAGACAATATGCAGTTGTTGAAAGATTGCTCTCTCAAAACTAGAGAAGAAAGGGTTCAGTTAGGTAACTTCGTTTCATTTTTTGGTTAAGTCCTCGATCGATTAGTATTTGTCCGCTCCATGTATCGCTACACTTCCACTCCAAACCTATCTACCTGATCATCTTTCAGGGATCTTACTTTCCGAAGAAATGGGAAATCTCATCTTGAGGGGGGCTTCACGCTTAGATGCTTTCAGCGTTTATCCCTGCCACACATAGCTACCCAGCGATGCTCCTGGCGGAACAACTGGTACACCAGCGGTGTGTCCATCCCGGTCCTCTCGTACTAAGGACAGCTCCTCTCAAATTTCCTGCGCCCGCGACGGATAGGGACCGAACTGTCTCACGACGTTCTGAACCCAGCTCGCGTGCCGCTTTAATGGGCGAACAGCCCAACCCTTGGGACCGACTACAGCCCCAGGATGCGACGAGCCGACATCGAGGTGCCAAACCTCCCCGTCGATGTGGACTCTTGGGGGAGATAAGCCTGTTATCCCCGGGGTAGCTTTTATCCGTTGAGCGATGGCCCTTCCATGCGGAACCACCGGATCACTAAGCCCGACTTTCGTCCCTGCTCGACTTGTCAGTCTCGCAGTCAAGCTCCCTTGTGCCTTTACACTCTGCGAATGATTTCCATCCATTCTGAGGGAACCTTTGGGCGCCTCCGTTACTCTTTAGGAGGCGACCGCCCCAGTCAAACTGCCCACCTGACACTGTCTCCCCACGCGCTTAGCGTGGCGGGTTAGAATGGTCATACAGCCAGGGTAGTATCCCACCATTGCCTCCTCGTATGCTAGCGCACACGTCTCTTCGGCTCCTACCTATCCTGTACAAGCGGTACAAACATTCCATATCAGGTTGCAGTAAAGCTCCACGGGGTCTTTCCGTCCTGTCGCGGGTAACCTGCATCTTCACAGGTACTATAATTTCACCGAGTCTCTCGTTGAGACAGTGCCCAGATCGTTGCGCCTTTCGTGCGGGTCGGAACTTACCCGACAAGGAATTTCGCTACCTTAGGACCGTTATAGTTACGGCCGCCGTTTACTGGGGCTTCAATTCGTACCTTCGCCGAAGCTAAGCACTCCTCTTAACCTTCCAGCACCGGGCAGGCGTCAGCCCCTATACGTCACCTTACGGTTTTGCAGAGACCTGTGTTTTTGCTAAACAGTCGCCTGGGCCTATTCACTGCGGCTCTCTCGGGCTTGCACCCTAATAGAGCACCCCTTCTCCCGAAGTTACGGGGTCATTTTGCCGAGTTCCTTAACGAGAGTTCTCTCGCTCACCTTAGGATTCTCTCCTCATCTACCTGTGTCGGTTTGCGGTACGGGCAGTACTACTCTTCCTAGAGGCTTTTCTTGACAGCGTGAAATCAGGAACTTCCGTACTTAATTTCCTTCCCCATCACAGCTCATGCTTCGCAAGAAGCGGATTTGCCTACTTCTCACACTCACTGCTTGGACGCACATTTCCATTCGTGCGATTCCCTATCCTTCTGTGTCACCCCATCGGTTAAACAATTAGCACTGGTACAGGAATCTCTACCTGTTGTCCATCGCCTACGCCTATCGGCCTCGGCTTAGGTCCCGACTAACCCTGAGCGGACGAGCCTTCCTCAGGAAACCTTAGATATTCGGTGGAAGGGATTCTCACCCTTCTTTCGCTACTCATACCGGCATTCTCACTTCTAAGCGCTCCACCAGTCCTTCCGGTCTGACTTCACCGCCCTTAGAACGCTCTCCTACCACGAACCTCCGAAGAGGTTCATCCACAGTTTCGGTAATATGTTTAGCCCCGGTACATTTTCGGCGCGGGGTCACTCGACCAGTGAGCTATTACGCACTCTTTCAATGGTGGCTGCTTCTAAGCCAACATCCTGGTTGTCTAAGCAACCCCACATCCTTTTCCACTTAACATATATTTGGGGACCTTAACTGGTGGTCTGGGCTGTTTCCCTTTCGACTACGGATCTTATCACTCGCAGTCTGACTCCCGAGTATAAGTACATGGCATTCGGAGTTTATCTGAATTCGGTAACCCGAGAAGGGCCCCTAGTCCAAACAGTGCTCTACCTCCATGACTCTTTACCTCGAGGCTAGCCCTAAAGCTATTTCGGAGAGAACCAGCTATCTCCAAGTTCGATTGGAATTTCTCCGCTACCCACACCTCATCCCCGCACTTTTCAACGTGCGTGGGTTCGGACCTCCAGTAAGTATTACCTTACCTTCATCCTGGACATGGGTAGATCACCTGGTTTCGGGTCTACGACCTGTTACTTATGCGCCCTATTCAGACTCGCTTTCGCTACGGCTCCGCTTTTCCCGCTTAACCTTGCAACAAATCGTAACTCGCCGGTTCATTCTACAAAAGGCACGCTATCACCCATTAACGGGCTCTAACTACTTGTAGGCACACGGTTTCAGGAACTGTTTCACTCCCCTTCCGGGGTGCTTTTCACCTTTCCCTCACGGTACTGGTTCACTATCGGTCACTAGGGAGTATTTAGCCTTGGGAGATGGTCCTCCCGGATTCCGACGGAATTTCACGTGTTCCGCCGTACTCAGGATCCACTCTGGAGGGAAAGCCATTTCAACTACCGGGCTGTTACCGTCTTTGGCGGGCCTTTCCAGACCGCTTCATTTATAACTTTCTTTTGTAACTCCGTATAGAGTGTCCTACAACCCCAAGAAGCAAGCTTCTTGGTTTGGGCTCTTTCCGTTTCGCTCGCCGCTACTCAGGAAATCGATTTTTCTTTCTCTTCCTCCAGGTACTTAGATGTTTCAGTTCCCTGGGTCTGCCTTCCTCACGCTATGTATTCACGTAAGGATACTATCCGACTAAAGATAGTGGGTTCCCCCATTCGGAAATCTCTGGATCAACGCTTACGTACAGCTCCCCAAAGCATATCGGTGTTAGTCCCGTCCTTCTTCGGCTCCTAGTGCCAAGGCATCCACCGTGCGCCCTTTCTAACTTAACCAATTTACTTCTACGAAGTAAAGGTTGTTTTTCTGATGTTCCGTATCAGCGATGATACTTCTTATCAGATGAAAGATTCACTTTCAGATGATTCTCGGTTACTTGTGTCATAAATAATAAATTATCTATGCTAACTTTACTAACTTTCTTATCTAGTTTTCAAAGAACAAACATACTTGAGAAGTACTAACCTCTCAAAACTGAACAAATAGAGAAGAACGAAAACTCACAGGTTTCCTTTTCCTTAGAAAGGAGGTGATCCAGCCGCACCTTCCGATACGGCTACCTTGTTACGACTTCACCCCAATTATCTGTCCCACCTTCGGCGGCTGGCTCCATAAAGGTTACCCTACCGACTTCGGGTGTTACAAACTCTCGTGGTGTGACGGGCGGTGTGTACAAGGCCCGGGAACGTATTCACCGTGGCATGCTGATCCACGATTACTAGCGATTCCGGCTTCATGTAGGCGAGTTGCAGCCTACAATCCGAACTGAGAATGGTTTTATGGGATTGGCTCCACCTCGCGGCTTCGCGACCCTTTGTACCATCCATTGTAGCACGTGTGTAGCCCAGGTCATAAGGGGCATGATGATTTGACGTCATCCCCACCTTCCTCCGGCTTGCACCGGCAGTCACTTTAGAGTGCCCAACTAAATGCTGGCAACTAAAATCAAGGGTTGCGCTCGTTGCGGGACTTAACCCAACATCTCACGACACGAGCTGACGACAACCATGCACCACCTGTCACTTTGTCCCCGAAGGGAAAGCTCTGTCTCCAGAGTGGTCAAAGGATGTCAAGACCTGGTAAGGTTCTTCGCGTTGCTTCGAATTAAACCACATGCTCCACCGCTTGTGCGGGCCCCCGTCAATTCCTTTGAGTTTCAACCTTGCGGTCGTACTCCCCAGGCGGAGTGCTTAATGCGTTAGCTGCAGCACTAAGGGGCGGAAACCCCCTAACACTTAGCACTCATCGTTTACGGCGTGGACTACCAGGGTATCTAATCCTGTTTGCTCCCCACGCTTTCGCGCCTCAGCGTCAGTTACAGACCAGAGAGTCGCCTTCGCCACTGGTGTTCCTCCACATATCTACGCATTTCACCGCTACACGTGGAATTCCACTCTCCTCTTCTGCACTCCAGTCTTCCAGTTTCCAATGACCCTCCCCGGTTAAGCCGGGGGCTTTCACATCAGACTTAAAAGACCGCCTGCGCGCGCTTTACGCCCAATAAATCCGGACAACGCTTGCCACCTACGTATTACCGCGGCTGCTGGCACGTAGTTAGCCGTGGCTTTCTGGTTAGATACCGTCAAGGGACAAGCAGTTACTCTTATCCTTGTTCTTCTCTAACAACAGTACTTTACGATCCGAAAACCTTCTTCATACACGCGGCGTTGCTCCGTCAGACTTTCGTCCATTGCGGAAGATTCCCTACTGCTGCCTCCCGTAGGAGTCTGGGCCGTGTCTCAGTCCCAGTGTGGCCGATCACCCTCTCAGGTCGGCTATGCATCGTTGCCTTGGTAGGCCATTACCCTACCAACTAGCTAATGCACCGCGGGCCCATCTGTAAGCGATAGCCGAAACCATCTTTCAAGAGCGTGGCATGCGCCACACTCTATCATTCGGTATTAGCCCCGGTTTCCCGGAGTTATCCCCAACTTACAGGCAGGTTGCCCACGTGTTACTCACCCGTCCGCCACTAACTTTGGAAGAGCAAGCTCTTCCTCCGTTCGTTCGACTTGCATGTATTAGGCACGCCGCCAGCGTTCGTCCTGAGCCAGGATCAAACTCTCTTTAAAATATAAATTGAATTTGAATACTTATTCAACACCGTGAATAAGATTCCTTGCGTCAAATTGACTTCGCTAGCAATTAAATTACTAGTTTGTTTTTGTTGAAAACAGCTTTCTGTTTTCTGCCCTGCGATTACCAGTGAGACTTTACGTCTCATTGCTTTTCGTCTTCTTCTTTGTTCAGTTTTCAAAGGTCAGTTGCTTTGTTAACGCAACTTTTAAATCTTACCATAAAGTTTATATCGCGTCAACAACTAATTTTTAAATAGTTTTTGATGAATTATTTCGTATCAATTCAGCTTTATTATTATATAATACCTTTTCTATAAATACAAGTGTTTTTAATTATACTTTTAATTCTTTTTCTAATGCTTGTATAAAATCCTGCATAATTTTTTGTTTTTCTTTTGCTATAGTTTTGGCTGTTTCAGTGTTTAATTGATCTTTTATAAGGAGAAGTTTGTCGTAAAAGTGTTGTAATGTGGTGTTTTTTGGATTGTTCTGGTTAGCTATTTCTCGATTATGAGCGCCACCATAAGTGAAGGTTCTTGCTATGCCGATTGCTCCGATGGCATCTAAGCGATCTGCGTCTTGAACTATTTTTTCTTCTATTGTTAATGCTTTAAAAGTATTTTTTCCTTTTTTAAATGAAACTGATTGGATGATTCGGATGATTTTTTTGATTAGTTCTGATGGTATTTCTTTGGTTTCCATCCAATTGATTAGTGTTTTAGTTGCTTCCTGTTCGTCGGTTGTTAGTTTAATATCTGAGTAATCGTGGAATAGAGCGGCTAATTCTATAGTGAACAGGTCGCCACCTTCTTTTGATTGGATTTCTTTACTTAATTTCCATACTCTTTTTATATGAGACCAGTCATGGCCGGTCGTTTCATTTTCAAAATGAGAGTGCATCCAATTCTTTGCTGAAAGAATAATTTCTTCTTTATTCATTTTTTTTACTCCTTTTTATGTTATTTTTCATGTACAATGGTAGAAAATGGAAATGGGGTATTCGATGTTTGCATTTGAACATGTTTATTTAAAGCGTGAAAATAAAACTATCTTATCGGATATTAATTGGACCGTTAACGAAAAGGAAAACTGGGCTATTCTTGGGCTAAATGGCTCTGGGAAAACTACTTTGCTGCAGCTTCTAAATGGGTATCTTTGGCCTAGTAGTGGAAAGCTTCAAGTGCTTGGGCATGTTTTTGGACAGACTTCTTTACCTGAATTACGTAAATCAATTGGTTGGGTGAGTAATGCTTTAGATCATCAGCTGAAAGATTACGAGCTAAGTGAGCAAATTGTGCTTAGTGGTAAGTTTGCAAGTATTGGAATGTATGCGAAAGTGACAGATGTTGAGGTAAACCAAGCGAAAAAACTGCTGACTAATTGTGGTGGGGCCTCGCTTATTGGTAAAGCTTATAAAATCTTGTCACAAGGAGAACGACAAATTGTTTTAATTGCTCGTGCTTTGATGGCAAATCCTAAGTTACTGATTTTAGATGAACCTTGTAACGGACTTGATTTATTTGCGAAAAGTCGTTTATTAGAACGGATTAAAAAAATTGCTGAACGTCCTGATTCACCGACAATGCTTTTTGTCACGCATCATACAGAAGAAATTCTCCCCTGCTTTGATAATATCATTTTACTACGTGACGGGGAAATAACTCATCACGGGAAAACAGAAAAACTTTTGACAGAGGAAGTGCTTCAAGCGTTTTATCAAAAGCCTGTCGAGTTAATTCGTATTAAAGATGGTGCGATTGCGGTTTATCCGAAGTAAGTGGTATAGTAAGGTTACGAATAACGCGTATGTAAAAGGGGCGAAACAGTTTGTATAAAACTATGATTGCAAAAGCAGGCGCACGTGAGCTTCTTGGTATGGATACTAGCCTGATCTATGGTTCGTTTTCTTATGTAGTGGAAGGCGAATTAATGGATCTAACAGGACTTTGGATTTCAAATGAAGATGTTTTTATTTTTTACTTAGAAAATGAAGATGTTTACTTACTTAAGAAATTCGCATATGAAGACATAGAACTATTAGAGCAAAAAGTAAGTATTATCTCGATGACAAAAAAATTGATATTACATCTTAAAAATAGCGAAAAATATACATTGCTCGTTGCAAATGGAGAAGCAAAAGTGTTTGCAGCTAAAGTAAATGAACATATAAAAAAGGGAGTCTAACTAAATTAGACTCCCTTTTTAAATTATTCTTTTTCTTCAAATAAACGCGCTACTTCAATGATTACTTCGGTTGCTTTCACCATGCTTTCTAACGCGACGTATTCAAACTTACCGTGGAAATTTTCGCCGCCGCCAAAGATGTTTGGTGTTGGTAGTCCTTTGTATGAAAGTTGAGCTCCGTCTGTCCCACCGCGAATTGGGCTTATTTTTGGTTCTATATCTAGATTTCTCATTGCTGCACTCACTATGTCTACAATTTCTTTTACTGGTTCAATTTTTTCGCGCATGTTGTAATATTGATCATTCAGTTTTAATTCTACTGAACCTTCCCCATATTTTTCTGCTAGTTTTTCGGCGATACTTGCGATATGAGTTTTTCTTTCTACAAATTTCAGATGATCAAAAT
Proteins encoded:
- a CDS encoding ABC transporter ATP-binding protein; the protein is MFAFEHVYLKRENKTILSDINWTVNEKENWAILGLNGSGKTTLLQLLNGYLWPSSGKLQVLGHVFGQTSLPELRKSIGWVSNALDHQLKDYELSEQIVLSGKFASIGMYAKVTDVEVNQAKKLLTNCGGASLIGKAYKILSQGERQIVLIARALMANPKLLILDEPCNGLDLFAKSRLLERIKKIAERPDSPTMLFVTHHTEEILPCFDNIILLRDGEITHHGKTEKLLTEEVLQAFYQKPVELIRIKDGAIAVYPK
- a CDS encoding HD domain-containing protein, encoding MNKEEIILSAKNWMHSHFENETTGHDWSHIKRVWKLSKEIQSKEGGDLFTIELAALFHDYSDIKLTTDEQEATKTLINWMETKEIPSELIKKIIRIIQSVSFKKGKNTFKALTIEEKIVQDADRLDAIGAIGIARTFTYGGAHNREIANQNNPKNTTLQHFYDKLLLIKDQLNTETAKTIAKEKQKIMQDFIQALEKELKV